One genomic region from Aliarcobacter cryaerophilus ATCC 43158 encodes:
- the rpsS gene encoding 30S ribosomal protein S19, translating to MARSIKKGPFVDAHLLKKVVAANSSKDKKPIKTWSRRSTILPDMIGLTFNVHNGRNFVPVNVTENHVGYKLGEFAPTRTFKGHKGSVQRKA from the coding sequence ATGGCAAGATCAATAAAAAAAGGACCTTTCGTAGATGCACACTTATTAAAAAAAGTTGTGGCTGCTAATAGTTCAAAAGATAAAAAACCAATTAAAACATGGTCAAGAAGATCTACAATTCTTCCAGATATGATTGGACTAACATTTAATGTACATAATGGTAGAAACTTTGTTCCTGTAAATGTTACAGAGAACCATGTTGGATATAAATTAGGTGAGTTTGCACCAACTAGAACATTTAAGGGCCACAAAGGTTCTGTTCAAAGAAAGGCGTAA
- the rplV gene encoding 50S ribosomal protein L22 — MARAILKFIRVSPIKARLIAREVQGMNAEYAIASLQFTPNKAAGIISKVIASAVANSGLDSADAVITSARVDKGPVLKRFTPRARGSASPKHKPTAHIMIEVAASTKGDK, encoded by the coding sequence ATGGCAAGAGCGATATTAAAATTTATTAGAGTTTCTCCTATTAAAGCAAGATTAATTGCAAGAGAAGTTCAAGGAATGAATGCAGAGTATGCAATTGCATCTTTACAATTTACTCCAAACAAAGCTGCTGGAATTATATCTAAAGTAATAGCTTCTGCTGTTGCAAACTCAGGATTAGATTCAGCTGATGCAGTAATTACAAGTGCTAGAGTAGATAAAGGACCAGTTCTTAAAAGATTTACTCCAAGAGCAAGAGGTTCAGCTTCACCGAAGCATAAGCCAACTGCACATATTATGATTGAAGTAGCTGCATCTACAAAAGGAGACAAGTAA
- the rpsC gene encoding 30S ribosomal protein S3 produces the protein MGQKVNPIGLRLGINRNWESRWFPKFETMPANVAEDDKIRKFVKKELYYAGIAQTVIERTAKKVRVTVVAARPGIIIGKKGADVEKLKDSLSKLVGKEIAVNIKEERKPQTSALLSAENVAQQLERRVAFRRAMKRVMQNALKGGAKGIKVSVSGRLGGAEMARTEWYLEGRVPLHTLRARIDYGFAEAHTAYGCIGIKVWIFKGEVLAKGIPTEKSETADSKPKRRPAKKRGK, from the coding sequence ATGGGTCAAAAAGTTAATCCAATAGGTTTAAGATTAGGTATTAATAGAAATTGGGAGTCTAGATGGTTTCCAAAATTTGAAACAATGCCTGCAAATGTAGCTGAAGATGACAAAATAAGAAAGTTTGTTAAAAAAGAGTTATATTATGCTGGAATTGCTCAAACTGTTATTGAAAGAACTGCAAAAAAAGTTAGAGTTACTGTTGTAGCTGCTAGACCTGGAATTATCATTGGTAAAAAAGGTGCAGATGTTGAAAAACTAAAAGACTCTTTATCTAAACTTGTAGGAAAAGAGATAGCTGTAAATATTAAAGAAGAGAGAAAACCTCAAACTTCTGCACTACTTTCAGCTGAAAATGTTGCTCAACAATTAGAAAGAAGAGTTGCATTTAGAAGAGCAATGAAAAGAGTTATGCAAAATGCACTAAAAGGTGGAGCAAAAGGTATTAAAGTATCTGTTTCAGGAAGACTTGGTGGTGCTGAAATGGCAAGAACTGAGTGGTATTTAGAAGGAAGAGTTCCTTTACATACATTAAGAGCTAGAATTGATTATGGTTTTGCAGAAGCTCATACAGCTTATGGTTGTATTGGGATTAAAGTTTGGATATTTAAAGGTGAGGTTCTTGCAAAAGGAATTCCAACTGAAAAATCTGAAACTGCTGATTCTAAACCAAAAAGAAGACCAGCAAAGAAAAGAGGTAAATAA
- the rplP gene encoding 50S ribosomal protein L16 has product MLMPKRTKFRKMMKGRNRGEAHRGNSLAYGDFGIKAVEHGRVDSRQIEASRVAMTRKVKRQAKVWIMVFPDKPLTAKPLETRMGKGKGSVDKWVMNIKPGRVCFEMAGVDESLAREALALAMHKLPFKTKFVTRDSENELY; this is encoded by the coding sequence ATGTTAATGCCTAAAAGAACAAAATTTAGAAAAATGATGAAAGGAAGAAATCGAGGTGAAGCTCACAGAGGTAACTCTTTAGCTTACGGAGATTTCGGAATTAAAGCTGTTGAGCATGGACGAGTAGATTCAAGACAAATTGAAGCTTCTAGGGTTGCCATGACAAGAAAAGTAAAAAGACAAGCGAAAGTTTGGATTATGGTATTCCCTGATAAACCACTAACTGCTAAACCTCTTGAAACAAGAATGGGTAAAGGTAAAGGAAGTGTTGATAAATGGGTAATGAACATTAAGCCAGGAAGAGTTTGTTTCGAAATGGCTGGAGTAGATGAAAGTTTAGCAAGAGAAGCTTTAGCTTTAGCTATGCATAAACTACCATTTAAAACTAAATTTGTAACAAGAGATAGCGAAAATGAACTATACTGA
- the rpmC gene encoding 50S ribosomal protein L29: MNYTEIKDKSLSELQALLKEKKVLLFELKAKLKTMQLTNTSELRIAKKDIAKIQTAMTALNAN, from the coding sequence ATGAACTATACTGAAATTAAAGATAAAAGCTTGAGCGAATTACAAGCGTTATTAAAAGAAAAAAAGGTGCTTCTTTTTGAATTAAAAGCTAAGCTAAAAACTATGCAGCTAACAAATACATCTGAGTTAAGAATAGCAAAAAAAGACATTGCTAAAATTCAGACTGCTATGACAGCTCTAAATGCTAACTAA
- the rpsQ gene encoding 30S ribosomal protein S17: protein MTHKREIQGVVVKRSGDKTASVLVTRSVLHPKYHKTVKRFKKYLVHDEKNELNVGDSVIAVECRPLSKTKSFRLKTILATGVK, encoded by the coding sequence ATGACACATAAAAGAGAGATTCAAGGTGTAGTAGTAAAAAGATCAGGTGATAAAACAGCTTCTGTTTTAGTAACTAGATCAGTTTTACACCCAAAGTATCATAAAACTGTAAAAAGATTTAAAAAATATTTAGTTCATGATGAAAAAAATGAGTTAAATGTTGGTGATAGTGTTATTGCCGTTGAGTGCAGACCACTATCTAAAACTAAATCTTTTAGATTAAAAACGATCCTTGCTACAGGAGTTAAATAA
- the rplN gene encoding 50S ribosomal protein L14 → MIQSFTRLNVADNTGAKEIMCIKVLGGSKRRYATVGDVIVASVKKALPTGKIKKGQVVKAVIVRTHKEVQRENGSLIRFDDNAAVILDAKREPVGTRIFGPVAREVRYSGFMKIVSLAPEVL, encoded by the coding sequence ATGATTCAAAGTTTTACAAGATTAAACGTAGCAGACAATACAGGAGCTAAAGAGATTATGTGTATCAAAGTTTTAGGTGGTTCTAAAAGAAGATATGCAACTGTTGGTGATGTTATTGTTGCGTCTGTTAAAAAAGCTCTTCCAACTGGAAAAATTAAAAAAGGTCAAGTTGTTAAAGCTGTAATTGTAAGAACTCATAAAGAAGTTCAAAGAGAAAATGGTTCATTAATTAGATTTGATGACAATGCAGCTGTTATTTTAGATGCTAAAAGAGAGCCAGTTGGAACAAGAATTTTTGGACCAGTTGCTAGAGAAGTTAGATATTCAGGATTTATGAAAATCGTTTCACTTGCACCGGAGGTACTATAA
- the rplX gene encoding 50S ribosomal protein L24 has translation MAIKLKIKKGDTVRIIAGDDKGKTGEVLQVLPKVNKVIVKDCKVAKKTVKPDQEKNPDGGFVNKEMPIDISNVAKVEG, from the coding sequence ATGGCTATTAAATTAAAAATAAAAAAAGGTGATACAGTTAGAATCATCGCTGGTGATGACAAAGGAAAAACTGGAGAAGTTTTACAAGTATTACCAAAAGTAAACAAAGTAATCGTAAAAGATTGTAAAGTTGCTAAAAAAACTGTTAAACCTGATCAAGAAAAAAATCCAGATGGTGGATTTGTAAACAAAGAGATGCCAATTGATATTTCAAATGTGGCAAAAGTGGAAGGGTAA
- the rplE gene encoding 50S ribosomal protein L5 yields the protein MASRLLEKYKAEIKPVLEAEFAKNKTLTAKVDKVVISVGAGEAMKDTKLIQNMQDTISLIAGQKAVKVIAKKSVAGFKVREGMPVGIKVTLRGEQMYHFLDKLCNIALPRVKDFRGLNKNGFDGRGNFNFGLDEQLMFPEVVYDNIIKTHGMNISIATSATSDAESYRLLELIGIPFTKGRA from the coding sequence ATGGCATCAAGATTATTAGAAAAATATAAAGCTGAAATCAAGCCAGTTCTTGAAGCAGAATTTGCAAAGAATAAAACTTTAACAGCAAAAGTTGATAAAGTTGTTATCTCTGTAGGTGCTGGTGAAGCTATGAAAGATACTAAGTTAATCCAAAATATGCAAGATACAATCTCTTTAATTGCTGGTCAAAAAGCAGTTAAAGTTATTGCTAAAAAATCTGTTGCTGGATTTAAAGTAAGAGAAGGAATGCCTGTTGGTATTAAAGTTACTTTAAGAGGTGAGCAAATGTATCACTTTTTAGATAAATTATGTAACATTGCATTACCAAGAGTAAAAGACTTCAGAGGTCTTAACAAGAATGGATTTGATGGAAGAGGAAACTTTAACTTCGGACTTGATGAGCAGTTGATGTTCCCTGAAGTAGTTTATGATAACATCATTAAAACACACGGAATGAATATCTCTATTGCTACAAGTGCAACAAGTGATGCTGAGTCATATAGATTGTTAGAGTTAATTGGAATTCCATTTACAAAAGGAAGAGCGTAA
- a CDS encoding type Z 30S ribosomal protein S14, with protein sequence MAKKSMIAKQQRTPKFAVRAYTRCSVCGRPHSVYKDFGLCRVCLRKMANEGLLPGVRKASW encoded by the coding sequence ATGGCAAAGAAATCTATGATCGCTAAACAACAAAGAACACCTAAGTTTGCTGTAAGAGCATATACTAGATGTTCTGTTTGTGGAAGACCTCACTCTGTTTATAAAGATTTTGGTCTATGTAGAGTTTGTTTAAGAAAAATGGCTAACGAAGGTTTATTACCTGGTGTTAGAAAAGCTAGTTGGTAG
- the rpsH gene encoding 30S ribosomal protein S8 codes for MMNDLIADALTRIRNAAMRRLEVATLLHSNTVVGVMNVLLQKEYIAGFKVIDGQNNKKTIQVELKYDDKEKSAINEIVRVSKPGRRVYKPASEIKNFKNGYGTIILSTNKGIVANDEAFAANVGGEVLCTVW; via the coding sequence ATGATGAATGATTTAATCGCAGATGCTTTAACTAGAATTAGAAATGCTGCAATGAGAAGATTAGAAGTTGCAACATTATTACACTCAAACACAGTTGTTGGAGTAATGAATGTACTTTTACAAAAAGAGTATATTGCTGGATTCAAAGTTATTGACGGACAAAATAATAAAAAGACAATTCAAGTTGAATTAAAGTATGATGATAAAGAGAAATCAGCAATTAACGAAATTGTAAGAGTTTCTAAACCAGGTAGAAGAGTTTATAAACCAGCTTCTGAAATTAAAAATTTCAAAAACGGATACGGTACTATTATTCTTTCAACTAACAAAGGTATTGTTGCAAATGATGAAGCATTTGCTGCCAATGTTGGTGGAGAAGTACTTTGTACTGTTTGGTAG
- the rplF gene encoding 50S ribosomal protein L6: MSRIGKKPIAIPAGIEVTVNGTLISVKKGNNVSTVETHGRVGIEVADSQVVLTKIGETKESAAFWGTYRALTANAVNGLHEGFTKTLEINGVGYKAAVKGDVLELILGYSHPINFEIQKGLDISVEKNIITVKGADKQQVGQAAAIIRGFRKPEPYKGKGVKYSDEKIIRKAGKTAKK, from the coding sequence ATGTCTAGAATTGGAAAAAAACCTATCGCAATTCCTGCTGGAATTGAAGTAACAGTAAACGGTACACTAATTAGTGTTAAAAAAGGAAACAATGTTTCTACAGTTGAGACTCATGGAAGAGTTGGAATTGAAGTTGCAGATAGCCAAGTTGTTTTAACAAAAATTGGTGAAACAAAGGAATCTGCAGCGTTTTGGGGAACTTACAGAGCATTAACAGCAAATGCAGTTAATGGTTTACATGAAGGTTTCACAAAAACTTTAGAAATCAATGGAGTTGGATATAAAGCAGCTGTAAAAGGTGATGTTTTAGAGTTAATCTTAGGTTATTCTCATCCAATTAATTTCGAAATCCAAAAAGGATTAGATATTTCTGTTGAGAAAAACATTATTACAGTTAAAGGTGCAGATAAACAACAAGTTGGGCAAGCTGCTGCTATTATTCGAGGCTTTAGAAAACCAGAACCGTACAAAGGTAAAGGTGTTAAGTATTCTGATGAGAAAATCATTAGAAAAGCCGGAAAAACTGCTAAGAAATAA
- the rplR gene encoding 50S ribosomal protein L18: MSREKDLAKKVALRIKRKKRVRANIFGTAEKPRVSIFKSNKYISAQAINDVEGRTLAAISSQTMGLGGNKEGAAKVAAEFASKLKAAGIETVVYDRNGYLYHGVVAAFADALRENGIKL, translated from the coding sequence ATGAGTAGAGAAAAAGATTTAGCAAAAAAAGTTGCTTTAAGAATAAAAAGAAAAAAAAGAGTTAGAGCTAATATTTTTGGTACAGCTGAAAAACCAAGAGTATCGATTTTTAAATCTAACAAATACATTAGTGCACAAGCTATCAACGATGTTGAAGGTAGAACTTTGGCAGCAATTAGCTCACAAACTATGGGTTTAGGTGGAAATAAAGAGGGTGCTGCTAAAGTTGCAGCTGAGTTTGCTTCTAAGTTAAAAGCAGCTGGTATTGAAACAGTTGTTTATGATAGAAACGGGTATCTTTATCATGGTGTTGTTGCAGCATTTGCTGACGCATTAAGAGAAAATGGTATTAAATTATAA
- the rpsE gene encoding 30S ribosomal protein S5: protein MAVNREDFQEAIVKIGRVTKVVKGGRRFRFTALVVVGDKNGTVGFGTGKAKEVPDAIKKALDDAFKSLVTVSIKGTTIAHDIEHKYNASKILLRPASEGTGLIAGGAARPVLELSGVKDIIAKSLGSNNPNNLVQATVEALARIKG from the coding sequence ATGGCAGTAAATAGAGAAGATTTTCAAGAAGCAATCGTTAAAATCGGAAGAGTAACAAAAGTTGTAAAAGGTGGAAGAAGATTCAGATTTACAGCTTTAGTTGTTGTTGGAGATAAAAACGGTACAGTAGGTTTTGGAACAGGAAAAGCAAAAGAGGTTCCAGATGCTATTAAAAAAGCTTTAGATGATGCATTCAAAAGCTTAGTGACAGTTTCTATAAAAGGAACAACAATTGCACATGATATTGAACACAAATATAATGCAAGTAAAATTTTATTAAGACCAGCTTCTGAAGGAACTGGACTAATTGCTGGAGGAGCTGCAAGACCTGTTCTTGAGCTTTCTGGAGTTAAAGATATTATTGCAAAATCTTTAGGTTCAAATAATCCAAATAACCTTGTACAAGCTACAGTTGAAGCTTTAGCAAGAATAAAAGGATAA
- the rplO gene encoding 50S ribosomal protein L15, whose protein sequence is MILENLKPACGSTKAPKRKGRGQGSGNGKTAGKGNKGQKARSGYSVKRGFEGGQQPLLRRLPKVGFVSRVVKPYTINVEKVTAIAELPEITVESIRSVYKLSKTVVKVKLIGATAKNLSAKIKDENVTTTGK, encoded by the coding sequence ATGATATTAGAAAATTTAAAACCAGCTTGCGGAAGCACAAAAGCTCCAAAAAGAAAAGGTAGAGGTCAAGGAAGCGGTAACGGTAAAACTGCTGGAAAAGGTAATAAAGGTCAAAAAGCTAGATCTGGATACAGTGTAAAAAGAGGTTTTGAAGGTGGTCAACAACCACTATTAAGAAGACTTCCTAAAGTTGGATTTGTATCAAGAGTAGTTAAACCATATACAATTAATGTTGAAAAAGTAACTGCAATTGCTGAATTACCAGAAATTACAGTTGAATCAATTAGATCTGTATATAAATTATCAAAAACTGTTGTAAAAGTAAAACTTATTGGTGCAACAGCTAAAAATTTAAGTGCTAAGATTAAAGACGAAAACGTTACAACTACTGGAAAATAG